In Acipenser ruthenus chromosome 1, fAciRut3.2 maternal haplotype, whole genome shotgun sequence, the genomic stretch CTGAAAGTGTGGGAATAAAGGGCATTGTGGGAATCTGGGAAACCGAACAAAGTGCacatcactaaaaaaaaaaaaaaaagtttgatttgaCATTTAAAATTCCCCCAGCCTACTGCTGAAGCTAACACGTGGGAAAGACGACAGATGTCATGCATTTCAAGTATACAGCATTcatagtaaaaatatatatttttacccaGAAAAATACATGTTATAGTAAACTTTCCGACGCTAGAGATAACACAATACGTTTTTCAGAGAACCAAACACCAATCGCTGTATTAAAGATAGCAAAGTTATCTAGTCCATCATAGAGAAtcgtataaaaataataacagtatttcGGTCAAATATCACGTTCGTCAAGGTCACACAACTATAAGCTGACACATATCTTGCacgatatattattattatatatgtaattttttttttaaaaactgtacttCTGGTGTATAAAGTATCTCTTTTTAACTAAAATCGTTTTGTAATTGGGCTCCAGCGTATCTCTGGTGTTTGGACCGCCAACTGCAACTGCTGTCAATGTCTGAGCTGGCGGGGGATAAAGCAGAGGTGTATGAGGAAGAAGGTGAGCTGCTGCAGTTCCACGGGGATGGGGTATCGGAGGATATCCCCGAGCTGGGGGTCATCAGACTGGGGTCTTGAAAGCCCTTCCCCATGAAGATGCAGTCAGCCACCCCGCTGAACGAGTCGCCCAGCCGGAGGGTCTCTGTGAGGGCCCAGATGTAGTTGTGGGCGACACGCAGGGTTTCGATTTTGGTAAGCTTGGCATCATCGGGGAAGCAAGGCAGGATCTGTCGCAGGGTGTCCAGTGCGGAGTTGAGGGCGTGCATCCTGTTCTTCTCCCTGTTGTTCGCCTTTTGCCTTCTACCTTTCTTAACCTTCTGCAAGACCTCTGGGTTCTTAATGGTCTTGGTGCTTCTGCCCCTGGACCTGCGTTTGCAGTCAGCGCTGCTTGGCTTTTGCGTCGGAGACATCTCCATGTCTTCTTCAGATTGACCAAGGGAGTCTCTGTCTGGAGATGATGGGGCCGGAGATTCGAGTATCATACCCTGCTCCTCATACTCGAAGCTGTCGGCTTTAGAAAACatactatgaagaaaaaaaagagtagaAACTCGTTAGATTTCTATTGTTAAGGGTTTGTTTTAGAGAACAATCGTGTTTTATATGTACAGCATGTAAACACTCCATGTTTGGAATAGCATTGTGAATGTCAAACTATTAGTTAAGAGCTTGGTAAAATGTTGAAATATCTAAACTTACTTTGCAGTTGAGCTTGTTAGCTTTGCAGGAAGTAAAGACGTGATGACTTGCAAGCAGCAGAAGATATCTAAAGAAAACGTTGTTCCAGGGCTCTTGCAGTCCAGGTGACAGTACGTTGTTGTCAGAAAGATGTTTTTTTCAGCAGTGCTATTGGCACGCGCCCCAGTACTCCTGTGAAGCGAGCTGCTTGCACTGCTTGCAGCTCAGTGACTGTGTGTCTGGCACACGACTCTCTTAACTCCCCTTATATACCCTCCTTAAAACAATCGAATCTACCACAGAGGCTTGTCCCCATGGCTATTCTTTTCATTTCATTATCATCACTCATTTCTTTTCTTTAACttttctcccccctcccccctatgTTACCAGCATAAAAAGTTTTAAAGCCCAAAcccgttttgttttgtgattgGTAGCTCGCGCTCGGTTGGAGCGTGCCGCTAATTTATTAATGAATAGGGTCGCGAGGCGCCGCCAGCCAATGAAAGTGACCGGTGCGCTACAAACCCTATAGCCACGCGCACGGGAGCCTGCTTGCTTTACGCTTCATTAggtgagagctgagggagggGCGGAGGGGCAACTTGAGCGAGAAAAGGAAGGGAAAAACTGGGCTATCTGTTAGAAAGAGAACCAGAGGAAAGGTCCTAAAAGAAGCCGTGATAACACAGACTCCAACACTTCAACTAAGCACTGGCTTGTATTCGGATACTGGTCTGTATCAGTGAAGCTCAATGCAACCTTCCAGTTAGTTGTTCAAGGCCCCCCGCCCCCTACATTTGTCCCTTACCTATTTtgggtaaaatatttttttatctattttttgttttttgtttccccCACGTAGCACACATATTTGAACTATCAGCAACCTAAAATTCACCAAAGTTAAAGTCCTTTTAACTTATGTTTGGCATGATGATCTGAAGAGTTAAAATGAGATCTGGGGCTCGTTTTTGTATACCAACATGATGTATCAATACGACATCGGGAGCAGAATATGCGGTAGAAGTATGGTTTCTAGATAACGTTTCTCACTCTACTTGATCAACCTAGGTCAAGCTGGTATAGCCtgtgcaatttttattttttttaacttgcaacATGGGCCGCTAGCAGCACTTGTCTCATTTGCAATTTCATTCCCTTTCTTCCTGTTTGAGGAAAACGTTACACGGTTGTGAATTTTGCAAATATAAattgttcttatttatttctacTTCAAGTAGTATCTGTAAACTAGTCCTGTTATAATACTTTCTTTGTGTTGTTGTTTGGGCAGATTAATAAATCACagaagacgcttttatccaaagcgatttacagagactaggggatgaactatgcatcagcaactGCAGTCACTACAAAtaggttttatgtctcatcttgTCCTCGTAGGctcatttataatttattttaaaatgtgatgcaTGTGTTCTAGCAGTTGTAATAGTttagttaaatattaaattagcgttattaaaaaattgttttattagtcTATGTGACACAATGGTGTGATTATGCTGTATTTCCAAACGTGTACATAAATGGGAATATTACACATAGAGTATAGATAGAAAATGGGATGGAGGTCATTTAAACCTATAGTTTCGGTTTTTTATATGAAGGCTTATTACATAAACTTGATTTCCAAGACCATTAAAAATAGATGTCAGTTTTCCTTGTGTTGCGTGGTTCGTGAATTTTCAGACAGACGTCATGTAGAATGGAGAGTAGTATTTTCTAGCCTACCTCTATTGAATGAAAGCACGACATCAATTAAGATTTGACTGGAATATAGAAACAGGTGATAACTAGTCGAGATAAGACGTGAAACCTGTTGGAAAGACTTATCTTATTTGAACGTGCGATCTCGCGATAGGCATAGAAAGTAACCCCTGGTCTTTAAGTGGATATTAACGTAGTCAACCAATGCAGTTtgacattttgaattgatttactGTTTCCATGACTTtgcttgagttaaaaaaaaataaataaaaaaaaaatacacgttGTGGATTTTAATTAGATCACATTTACCGGTATGGAGTCAGGGACAGTAGGCCTAAAGACCATTACATTAAAGTTTATATAACGTGGGATGTAGCGTTTGTGTATTGGTTTGATTTAAACATTAACACATCGATTGGATATTGTGTTGTAGAAATTGATTTAGCTACGTGTAATCTAAAACACACTcaaatgtgtttataatctgtTCTAGGGTTATGTTTAATTCTGAAACATATTGTTTTACTGTGTACGCAACAGATATTGAATGATTTATGTAGAACTATAGCTGAAGTACACGGCGTTGCCCAGGGAAATTcagtatttcaatatttcaagcaTGACACTTTGGGGAAcagtagccttatggtttcctataagttaaaCATCTTGGGTGTCGCAGAATGCGCTCGGACCtctttcacttttttaaaatttgtgttttttttggggggggggtttgtgGGGTTCTTTAATTTGAGAGAcgtggctactgtagtgatccagcaattgGGTTACTAAATAAAAGTACCCCGGGGTCAAATTTTTGATcgaaacatagccctcgaccttcccctggatgaaagaggagaccatgcaaagtttggttgcactggctccagCAAGGTTCAAAttcataaaggaacagacagacaggcagacaaactttcttctgtAAAACGTGTCTGCTAGGACGGAGACCCATCAATATTGACACCTGCACATTTTTTAGCCTTGGTTTATCAGTGAGACGAATTGCAAGTCGTTGACTTTGAAGTTGTAAGCTGTAAGTATGTCTGCTGGTAAAGAGACAGGTACCGATCTGACACTGAGTCCCcgcgcgcgcgcgcgcgcacacacacacacacacaaaataaaagcgAGAGGCACTTGTGTGGTCTGAAGGTTTATCAGATTTACCCTAGCTCAACTGTTCTGCAAAAGAATTTTGCTCGGCTTTGAAGAATTACAGGCACTGTCCACGGCATGAACTGTCTTCAAGGATCAAACTGTTCAACTACAGCCCTTTAAACTTAAATTCTACTTTACATTTTGGAGATCGGCTACAGTTTTAAAAGACTAAAATACAAAGCACTGATCTCATCACCAAACGTAAGCGATTCTCGCCTAGAAACAGGCTTTTAGAAAGGCTTTGTATAAGTAGCTTGAACTCTGAAGTGACCCCCCAAAAGCCCTAAAACACCAGGGTAGATATATTGCCTTGAGACCTAATGTCCGATTATAGCCACATCTAGACCTCACAAGTTGAGACTGTAGGataaaaaacaattttatttaaaacaaaagagaGTACAGTAGCCAATATCATAAAGTATTTTCAATCAATGATTTTAATGGCAGTTATCTATGtatacacatttttgtataatttgtgcaatcaggaataatttattttcagatgtatttTCTATTCAATAGCTGGGATAATCCAATTTCAAAAGCAGGCTCCATTTGCTCTTCCTTGACCAGTCAGCATCTGAACAAAATACGACAATCCCTATCACAGAAATCGGGCTGTGTGCCTTGCAGAAGAATCATCTGCAGGTGTTTTTATACACGACACGTTAAAAATCCGCTTTGCTTGAAATACACGATGAATAATGCATCTGACTGGGCTTGTAACGAAAGGTGCACAGCAGTGGGGTATGTTAGATGTGTAGCTGGCAAGTGGTAATACACATGTTATAGAAACCCTAACAGAAGGCTTCTACACTTACAGATCGCGCTGCAGTATTTTCATTTGTAAATGGCAAATGGTTTGTGTATATAAAGATTTGGGTATAGAAATGGATTAGAGATGGATGTCCAGCATATGGCTTTCTAATGAGCGTGTGAGTATGCAAGTATGGACTTTTAATTCGCATTTGCATGGCAGGTGCTGGACCAATGTCAACGTTCCATAAAGAATATGAACTGAATTACCAAGGGGCAGTAAAAATCACATCGCTAAGGACAATACCAGACAGCTTTGGACTTATcgcagtcaattaaaaaaaaaatcacgataACACGAGCTGCCATAAaacaataactttttaaaaatatatgtatacgAACAGTGCTGTTTGAATCTGCTATAATTTTGAAAACGTACATACGTGAAACTGAAAGTGAAAGATGGAGCTCTAGCTCGGTGAACTAACAGACAAATACGATTACTAGCTCAGAGTCTTGAGTCAGAAAGTCTCATAGACTTTAAGATGTTAATCCTTTACGTAATCCTTCCTTTGGCGTGTAGGGATAGTGCAGCCACAAgagttgttttgttatttatattggcGTTTAATAAAACTCTGCTTGGAATGAATGGGCGCCTTACTCTCCAATGATAATTAATTCCTTATTTCTGTGACCCAATTGTGCCGGGATAGAGCTACGAGACAGTGCCAGTGCCCCAATCTCTTTTTGT encodes the following:
- the LOC117420446 gene encoding neurogenin-2-like, with protein sequence MFSKADSFEYEEQGMILESPAPSSPDRDSLGQSEEDMEMSPTQKPSSADCKRRSRGRSTKTIKNPEVLQKVKKGRRQKANNREKNRMHALNSALDTLRQILPCFPDDAKLTKIETLRVAHNYIWALTETLRLGDSFSGVADCIFMGKGFQDPSLMTPSSGISSDTPSPWNCSSSPSSSYTSALSPASSDIDSSCSWRSKHQRYAGAQLQNDFS